The nucleotide window GTACGCACCCAAAAACTGGCTTACCGACCTCATCCAAATCAACATTGCCAACCTGGCGGGCGTGCCGTCCATCATCTACGGGTTGCTGGGGTTGGAATTTTTCGCCCGTGTGCTGGGCGCATGGACGGGCGGGCGCTCCTTGCTCACCGGGGCGCTCACCATGGCGTTGCTGGTGATGCCCATCGTGATTATCTCCGCGCGTGAAGCCATCCGCGCTGTGCCCAACAGCGTGCGGCTGGCGGCGATTGGGCTGGGTGCAACGCGCTGGCAAGTCGTGCGCGACCACGTGTTGCCCTACGCCATGCCCGGCATTCTCACCGGCACCATCCTGGCGATTTCTCGCGCGATCGGCGAAACTGCGCCGCTCATTACCATCGGCGCGCTCACCTATGTCGCTTTCTTGCCCGATAGCCTGCACAGCCAGTTCACCGTGATGCCTATCCAGATTTTCAACTGGATTTCACGCCCGCAGGCGGATTTCCACGCGAACGCCGCCGCCGGCATTATTGTGTTGCTGACGATTTTGCTCAGCATGAACGCCCTGGCGGTCTTCTTGCGCTATCGCTTCGAGCAGCGTTTGAAAGGATGAGCCATGATTGAAACAGAAACACGCGAGCCGATGACTGTTGACGCGATTCAGACGCAGACGAGGGGGGAGACAATGAAGCCCAAATACGTGGACAAACCAGCCAACGAAGAGATTGTGCTTCAAGCCGAAGAGGTGGGATTGCACTACGGGCAAAAAGAAGCCTTGCGCGATGTCTGGCTCTATGTGCCCAAAAACAAAATTACTGCGCTCATCGGACCGTCGGGGTGCGGCAAAAGTACGCTCTTGCGTTGCTTCAACCGCATGAACGACCTGATTCCCAATGTGCGTATCACAGGGCGTCTCACCTACCACGGGGAAGACCTGTACGCCCCCGATATTGACCCGGTGGAAGTGCGCCGCCGTATCGGCATGGTCTTCCAGAAGCCTAACCCGTTCCCCAAATCCATCTACGAAAACATTGCCTGGGGGGCGCGTATCAACGGCTACAAGGGCAACATGGATGAGTTGGTTGAACGCTCTTTGCGCCAGGCGGCGTTGTGGGACGAAGTCAAAGACCGTTTGCATAGCAGTGCGCTGGCGTTGAGTGGTGGTCAGCAGCAGCGGTTGTGTATCGCCCGCACCATCGCCATCGAACCCGAAGTCATTCTCATGGACGAACCCGCTTCGGCGCTCGACCCGATTGCCACGCTCAAAATTGAAGACCTGATGCAGGAATTGAAACAGAACTACACCATCCTCATCGTCACGCACAACATGCAGCAAGCCGCGCGTGTGAGTGATTACACGGCGATGATGATGCTGACCGACGACCGCAAAGCAGGCACGGTGATTGAATTTGGACCGACCGAGCAAATTTTCACCCGCCCGCGTGACCAGCGCACGGAAGATTACATCACAGGGCGGTTTGGCTAAACAGACAACCAACCAGCAAGGAGCAACAGATGTCCAAGCGGCGCGTCTTGGTACTGTGTACCGGCAACTCTTGCCGCTCGCAAATGGCTGAAGCCATCATCAACCACGAGTTGGGCGAGACCTGGGAAGCCTTTTCAGCAGGAACAAACCCATCCGGCTATGTCCATCCGCTCGCCCTGCGGGCGCTGGAAGAGATTGGGGTGCCAACTGCGGGCTTGCGTTCCAAATCCACCGAGGAATTTCGCGGGCAAACCTTCGATGTGGTGATCACTGTTTGCGATGACGCCGCGGAAAATTGCCCCGTTTGGCTGGGGGGCGGGCACGTTGTGCATATCGGCTTCCCCGACCCCGCCAAAGCCGAAGGTGATGAAGAGGCGCAAATGCGCGTCTTTCGCGAGGTGCGCGACGGTATCCGTGAGCGGATTGTGGGGTATCTCGCCAATTTGGCGCACGCATAGCAACCGTTGGTCAAGAAGCAGGTGCACGCGAACACATGAAAACCAAAAGCACGACACCCACACTGTTGCTTGCCGAAGATGACGACACCCTGCGCGAAGGGTTGGCGTTCAACCTTGCCCGTCAGGGCTTCACCGTCTTGCAGGTTGCCGACGGCGAAGCCGCCCTCGACGCCATCCGCGACGCCGAACCGGACCTTGTCATCCTGGACGTGATGTTGCCCAAACTCGACGGGCTGAGCGTCTGCCGCATTGTGCGCGCCCACTCCGATATTCCGATAATTCTGCTCACGGCGCGTACCAGCGAAGTGGACCGCATCATTGGGCTGGAAAGCGGCGCGGATGATTACGTGGTCAAGCCATTCAGTGTGGGCGAATTGGTGGCGCGTATTCGCGCCGTCTTGCGTCGTGCGCAGCGGAGCGGTGAGCATGAAGATGTGCTCGAAGTAGGACCCTTCCGCCTGGATTTGCAGCGCTGGCGTGCCTTCATGCACGACCGCGAATTGGTGCTCAGCCCTCGCGAATTCCAACTCTTGCACGTTTTGTTGCGCCATCCCGGCATTGTGCTTTCGCGCGACTGGTTGCTTGAACGTGTGTGGGGCGAGGACTACGTCGGGGAAACCCGCACCGTGGACGTGCATATCTCCTGGTTGCGCAAGAAAATCGAAGCCGACCCTTCCAACCCGCGCTACATTCAAACCGTGCGCGGCTTGGGATATCGCTTTGAAGTGCCCGACGACGAAGCCGTATGACCTGGTCATTGCTGGACACATTCTTGCTAGCGCTGTGCGTCTTGCTGGCGTTGGGGTGGGCGCGTGCGGTACGGCGAAGCGCCGCCATGCCGCCGCCGTCGCCGCGTAGTGCTCAGGCGACGCCCTCACCCTCCTGGTGGCGCACAGCGCTCGACGCCGCCCCCATTGCGATTGTGGTGGCGCAGGTTGAAAGCGCGGTGATGCGTGTGGTGTATGCCAACCAAAGCGCCGCGGCGCTCTTTGGCGCGCCAACGTTGCCTGCAAACATCATGGTCTATTTTCGCCACCACACCTACATGGACCTGGCGGAGCAGGTACGGCGTCAAAACGCCCCGTTGCGCGAACGGTTGGCTGTTGAAGGTGACCGCACGTTTCAAATTGAAGTGATTCCGTGGCACAACGAGGGACAGCACGGCGTAATTTTCTTTGTGGAAGACGTTACCGAGCAGGTGCGCGCCCAACGTGCGCGGCGTGAACTCGCGGGCAATTTGGGGCATGAACTGCGCACGCCGCTGGCGGGCATGAAGGTCTGGTTGGAAACGCTTGCCGGCGCACTCGATGAGCCTGAAACCGCGGCTCACATCGTCGAACGCCTGCAACGCGAAGCCGACGCCATGACGCGTCTGGTGGATGATTTGCTCTCGCTCGCGCTCATCGAAAGTGGGCGGTTGCCGCTCCGCTTGACCGACGTCCCACTGCGCGACCTCATCGCCGCCCATGTCCAGCGCATGGAGCCGCTGGCGCGCGAAAAGCAGATTACCATCACCTACGACGCGCCCGCCGAGTGCCGCGTGATGGTTGACCGCGACCGTTTCGCGCAAGTGTTGACGAACGTGCTGGACAACGCCATCACGTTTACACCCGCGGGGGGACGCATTACCATTCAAGGTATGTGTGATGACGAGCATGTGTTCCTGCGCGTGCAAGACACGGGACCCGGCATTCCCCCGCATTTGTTGCCGCGCATTTTTGAGCGTTTTTTCAAAATTGATCGTGCGCGCACGCGCGGACGGGGGGGAAGTGGTATCGGCTTGGCGCTTGCCCGCCATATCGTCGAAGCGCACGGCGGGCGGATTGAAGCCGCCAATGCTCCCGAAGGCGGCGCGCTCTTTACCATCACCCTGCCGCGTGCGCAATGACGTTCAGTTGCCAGCAAAGAGCGTTTGGGCGAAGATATCAACAGCGGAGCAAGTGAAAGGAGCGACCTATGGACATCCGTCAAGAATTCCAACATAAACTCGAATCACTGGTGGGCGACGTGCTGCGCCTGGGGAGCATGGTGGACGTGGCTCTTCAAAAAGCGGTGAGAGCCCTGGTTGAAGATGACATCTCGCTGGCGCAGCAGGTGGTTGCCGAAGATGAGCAGATGAACCGCTTGCGCTACTACATCGAAGAACACAGCGTTGCCCTGATTGCCACTCAACAGCCACTGGCGCGCGATTTGCGCACGATTATCGCCGTCATGTACCTGGCGACCAACCTGGAACGCATGGGCGACCACGCCGCAGGCGTGGCGCGGCTTGTTTTGCGCATGCACGATGTGCCCTACCCGCGCGAACTGTTGCCCACGTTCGAGCAGATGTCGCACATTGGGCGCGAAATGTTGCGCGACGCCCTCAATGCGTTCATCAACAACGATGAAGTGACCGCCCGCCAAATTGGCATGCGCGACGATGAGTTGGACGACCTCTACAACGACCTTGTTCAGCGCCTCATCCGCGAGATTGCGCAACAACCCGAATACGCTCAGGGGTTGACCTATCTGCTCTGGGTGGCGCACAACCTCGAACGCATTGGCGACCGTGTGACGAACATTTGCGAACGCACCATTTACATGGTGTCGGGCGAGCTGGTGGAATTTGTGGACGATATGGGAGCGAGCTCGTTTCTCGAATAAGCCGGGCACGCTTCGCAAGCCAAAAAAAACGCGCCACACGTGTGGCGCGTTTTTTGTTCAGGCGCAAACGCCGTTCAAATGTGCATGGGCATGATAACATGGGTGAAGTTCGTATCCTCGTTGGCGGGGCGGAAGACGCCCGGATGCGAGGATGATTGCGTTTGGATGACCGTTTGGGCGCTGTGCATGACGCTCAACACGTCCACCAGATAGCGCCCGTTGAAGGCAACTTCCATGGCGTCGCCTTCAACCGCGGCGGGCAATACTTCTTCATTTCCGCCAGCTTCGGTGGCTTGCGCCGAAACCACCATGCGCCCCTCCAGCCCGTTCCCCGGCTCGAAGCGCAGGCGCACGATGTTGGCGGCGTCGCGGGCGAAGATGAGCGCACGGCGCACGGCTTGCAGGAGTTGACCGGTGTCCACAACCGTGCGCGTCTTGTGAGTTTGGGGGATGATTTTGCGATAGTCCGGGAATGCGCCTTCGATCAGTTGCGACACCAGGTCCATGTCGTCGGCGTGGAACAGGATCTGGTTGCGGTTGGGCGACAAAATCACGTCCACCGTGCTGTCGGATGGCAGAATGCGCGCCAGTTCATTGAGCGCACGCGCGGGCACAATCACC belongs to Ardenticatena maritima and includes:
- a CDS encoding sensor histidine kinase; its protein translation is MTWSLLDTFLLALCVLLALGWARAVRRSAAMPPPSPRSAQATPSPSWWRTALDAAPIAIVVAQVESAVMRVVYANQSAAALFGAPTLPANIMVYFRHHTYMDLAEQVRRQNAPLRERLAVEGDRTFQIEVIPWHNEGQHGVIFFVEDVTEQVRAQRARRELAGNLGHELRTPLAGMKVWLETLAGALDEPETAAHIVERLQREADAMTRLVDDLLSLALIESGRLPLRLTDVPLRDLIAAHVQRMEPLAREKQITITYDAPAECRVMVDRDRFAQVLTNVLDNAITFTPAGGRITIQGMCDDEHVFLRVQDTGPGIPPHLLPRIFERFFKIDRARTRGRGGSGIGLALARHIVEAHGGRIEAANAPEGGALFTITLPRAQ
- the pstA gene encoding phosphate ABC transporter permease PstA; translation: MTLHDIEFEAQLARRRLKGRIFEIVALLAITIALTALALLFWDVLRDGLGRLNWQFLTSYPSRRAARAGFLPAIVGSVYMVGLMVLFAFPIGVGAAVYLEEYAPKNWLTDLIQINIANLAGVPSIIYGLLGLEFFARVLGAWTGGRSLLTGALTMALLVMPIVIISAREAIRAVPNSVRLAAIGLGATRWQVVRDHVLPYAMPGILTGTILAISRAIGETAPLITIGALTYVAFLPDSLHSQFTVMPIQIFNWISRPQADFHANAAAGIIVLLTILLSMNALAVFLRYRFEQRLKG
- a CDS encoding arsenate reductase ArsC; translated protein: MSKRRVLVLCTGNSCRSQMAEAIINHELGETWEAFSAGTNPSGYVHPLALRALEEIGVPTAGLRSKSTEEFRGQTFDVVITVCDDAAENCPVWLGGGHVVHIGFPDPAKAEGDEEAQMRVFREVRDGIRERIVGYLANLAHA
- the phoU gene encoding phosphate signaling complex protein PhoU, yielding MDIRQEFQHKLESLVGDVLRLGSMVDVALQKAVRALVEDDISLAQQVVAEDEQMNRLRYYIEEHSVALIATQQPLARDLRTIIAVMYLATNLERMGDHAAGVARLVLRMHDVPYPRELLPTFEQMSHIGREMLRDALNAFINNDEVTARQIGMRDDELDDLYNDLVQRLIREIAQQPEYAQGLTYLLWVAHNLERIGDRVTNICERTIYMVSGELVEFVDDMGASSFLE
- the pstB gene encoding phosphate ABC transporter ATP-binding protein PstB; this translates as MKPKYVDKPANEEIVLQAEEVGLHYGQKEALRDVWLYVPKNKITALIGPSGCGKSTLLRCFNRMNDLIPNVRITGRLTYHGEDLYAPDIDPVEVRRRIGMVFQKPNPFPKSIYENIAWGARINGYKGNMDELVERSLRQAALWDEVKDRLHSSALALSGGQQQRLCIARTIAIEPEVILMDEPASALDPIATLKIEDLMQELKQNYTILIVTHNMQQAARVSDYTAMMMLTDDRKAGTVIEFGPTEQIFTRPRDQRTEDYITGRFG
- a CDS encoding winged helix-turn-helix domain-containing protein; the encoded protein is MKTKSTTPTLLLAEDDDTLREGLAFNLARQGFTVLQVADGEAALDAIRDAEPDLVILDVMLPKLDGLSVCRIVRAHSDIPIILLTARTSEVDRIIGLESGADDYVVKPFSVGELVARIRAVLRRAQRSGEHEDVLEVGPFRLDLQRWRAFMHDRELVLSPREFQLLHVLLRHPGIVLSRDWLLERVWGEDYVGETRTVDVHISWLRKKIEADPSNPRYIQTVRGLGYRFEVPDDEAV